Within the Micromonospora citrea genome, the region GCGTTCTGGGAGGCCATCGAGGCGATGGGCGGGCGTCGGCTCTCCCCCGGGCAGGGCGTGCGGGCCCTGACGGAGGCGATCGAGGTCATCCGCCAGCTCTGGGACGTCGACGCGCGCGGCGGCGTCCGCGTCGACGGCGAGTTCCACCGGGTGGTCGGCGCGAAGCGGGGCCCGGCGCCCGCGCACGACGTGGAGATCTGGCTCGGCGCGTACAAGCCGCGCATGCTGGCCCTGACCGGCCGGCTCGCCGACGGGTGGCTGCCGTCGCTGGGCCACCTCCAGCCCGGCGACCTCGCCCGGGGCAACGCCCTCATCGACGAGGCGGCCCGGGAGGCGGGCCGCTCTCCCGGCGACGTCCGCCGGCTGCTCAACGTGACCGGCCGCTTCACCGCCGTCGGCCGCGGCCCGCTGCACGGCCCCGCCGAGCAGTGGGCCGAGGAACTGGCAGACCTCGCCCTCGGCGACGGCGTCAGCACCTTCATCCTGGGCAGCGACGACCCGGAGGACCTGCGCCGCTTCGCCGCCGAGGTCGCCCCGGCCGTCCGCGAGTTCGTGGCCGCCGAGCGTGCCGCCGCCACCGCGCCCGCCACGCCGGTGCCGGTCGCCACCCCGGCGGCGCCCGCGACGGCATCGCGCCCGGCCGCCGGCGCCCTCGCCGTCGTCCCGACGCCCGACGACGGCGTACGCCGCAGCGCGATCCGCGTCTGGGACGAGAGCACCCGGCCCACCGGTCCCGCGCCCGACCCCGACCGCGCCTACCCGCCGCACGACCAGGCCGACGCGCAGCACCTCGTCGACGTGCACGACGGGCTGCGGGCCGAACTGGCGCGCCTGTACGACCTCGTCGAGCAGGTGGGCGCCGGGCTGGTCGACGCGGGCACCGCGCGCTCGCACATCAACACCATGACGATCCGGCAGAACAAGTGGACACTGGGCACCTACTGCGAGTCGTACTGCCGGGTGGTCACCACCCACCACACGCTGGAGGACCGGGGCATCTTCCCGCACCTGCGCGCCGGCGACCCCCGCCTCGCGCCGGTGCTCGACCGGCTGGAGCAGGAGCACCACGCCATCCACGACGTCCTGGAACGGGTCGACCGCGCCCTCGTCGCGTTCGTCTCCGTCTCCGACGGGACGGCCGAGCTGCGCGCGGCGGTCGACCTGCTCAGCGACACGCTGCTGTCCCACCTCGCCTACGAGGAACGCGAGCTCGTCGAGCCCATCGCCCGCCTCGGCCTGCACTGAGCCCGCCACGGCCCGCCGAGCCCGCCTCGGCCCGCCGAGCCCGCCACGGCCCGCGGGGCCCGCCGTCGAGCCCGCCCGCGCCCGCCCCGCCCGCCCCGCCCGCGTCGGTCCCGCCACGTCCTGCGCCGACCGCCGGTGCGCGGCGGTGCCGTGGCGGATGATCGGGGCATGGACGGACGACCGGAGCGCGGGCACCGCTGCGTGCCGCACACCGCCGACGTGCGCGTCGAGGCGTGGGCGCCCACCCGCGAGGAGTGCGTGGCCGAGGCCGTCGCCGCGCTGGTCGACACGTTCGTCGACCCCGCCGGGGCGGCGCCCGACGGCGGCCGGGAGTTCCGCGCGCCCGCCGGCGACGACGAGGACCTGCTGGTGGCCGTACTCGACGAGGTGATCTTCCGGATGGAGACGGAGGGCGAGCTGCCGCTGCGCACCGAGGTGGCCGACGACGGCGCCGGCGGCCTGACGGTGCGCTGGGGCACGACGGACACCGACGCCGTCGAGCTGGTCGGCGCGGTACCGAAGGCCGTCTCCCTGCACGAGCTGCGCTTCGGTCGCGACGGCGCGGGCTGGTCCTGCGCGGTGACGCTGGACGTGTGAGCCGCCGGCTCAGCCCTTCACCACGCCGAGCGGCACCAGCCGGGCCACCTTCCGGCACAGCCCGGCGCCCTCGGCCGCCGCCACCACCGCCGAGACGTCCTTGTAGGCCGACGGCATCTCCTCGGCCAGGCCGCGCCGGGACGCGCCGCGCACCGCGATGTCCCGCGCCTCCAGTTGGCCGCGCGGGTCCAGGCCGCGCTCGGCCTTCACCGCCTGCTTGCGGCTCTGCACCCGCCCGGCGCCGTGGCAGGTGGAGGCGAACGCCGGCGCGCCCGGCACGCCGGTGAGCACGTACGAGCCGGTGCCCATGGAACCGGGGATGAGCACCGGCTGACCCACGTCGCGCAGGTCGTCGGGGAGGTCGGCGTGGCCCGGCGGCAGCGCGCGGGTGGCGCCCTTGCGGTGCACGCAGAGCGCACGGCGCTCGCCGTCGACCTCGTGCTCCTCGATCTTGGCGAGGTTGTGCGAGATGTCGTAGACCAGGTCCAGCCGGCTGCCGGTCACCCGGGCGAAGACCTTCCGGGCGGCGTCGGCCAGCAGTTGCCGGTTGGCGCGGGCGTAGTTGGCGGCGGCGGCCATCGCGCCCAGGTAGGCGCGGCCCTCGTGGGAGGAGACCGGGGCGCAGGCGAGCTGCCGGTCCGGCACGTGGATGCCGTGCCGGGCCATCACCTTCTCCATCGCGCGGACGTGGTCGGTGCAGATCTGGTGGCCCAGCCCCCGCGACCCGCAGTGGATCATCACGCAGACCTGCCCGGGACGCAGCCCGAAGGCGGTCGCGGTCGCCTCGTCGTACACCTCCTCGACGGCCTGCACCTCCAGGAAGTGGTTCCCGGAGCCGAGGCTGCCGACCTGGCGCGCGCCGCGCTCGATCGCCCGCTCGCCGACCTGCGCCGGGTCGGCGTCGCCGACCGCGCCGTGGTCCTCGCAGCGGTGCAGGTCCCGCTCGACGCCGAAACCGCGCTCGACCGCGTACCGGGAGCCGCCGCGCAGCACCGCGTCGAGTTCCTTGCGCGAGGACAGGTGCCACACCGCGCCCTTGCCCATCCCGCGCGGGGTGGCCTCGCCCAGCCCGTCCATCAGCGCGTCGAGGCGGGGTCGCAGCCCGTCGCGGTCGACGTCGGCGGCGAGCAGCCGGACGCCGCAGGAGATGTCGAAGCCCACCCCGCCGGGCGAGACGACGCCGCCGTGCGCGACGTCGGTGGCGGCCACGCCGCCGATCGGGAAGCCGTAGCCCCAGTGCACGTCGGGCATGGCGTACGAGGCGTCGACGATGCCGGGCAGCGTGGCGACGTTCGCCACCTGCTCCAGCGACTTGTCCGCGCCGGCGTCGGGCAGCAGCGACCGGGACGCGAACACCACTCCCGGCACCCGCATCGGGTCGTGCCGGTCGATCCGGAAGCGGTACGGCGACTCCTCGACCAGCTCCATTCCCGGCGGCTACCCGGGCGGGCGCGCCTTACACCCGCTCGGCGACGGCCGGCCGCCTCCGAAGCCGCTCGGCGACGGCCGGTCGTCCCCGGAAGCCGCCCGTCACGCCCGCTCGGCGGCAGCGGCCCGCCCGGCCGGCCGGCGCATCGCCCACACACGGGGACCGCCGTCGGGCACCCGGACCTGCCCGGTCACGGCGAACCCGAGCCGCCGGTAGAACCGCACGTTTCCCTCCGACGACGTCTCCAGCACCGCCGGCAGGCCGGCGCGGTCCGCCTCCGCCAGGCCGGGCAGCAGCACCCGGCCGCCCAGCCCCCGGCCCTGGTCGGCGCGGCGCACGCCGACGGTGGCGAGCAGGAACGCCGGCTCGGGCGACCGCAGCGGGGCGCAGGCCGCGTCGGCGGCCGACATCGCCACGTGCCGGTCGCCGGCCAGCTCCGCGTCGCGCGCGGCGACGCCGGCCCAGACCTCGTCCGGGACCGGCCGGTCCGGGCGCAGCCACACCGCCACCGCCGCCGGCCGGCCGTCGGGACCCACCGCCGCCCACACGTCCCCGTAGGGCAGCCCGACCGCCTCGACGGTGCCGGCGAACATCGCCGCCAGCCTTTCCCGGTGCCGGTCCGCCGCCACCGTCCAGGCCGTCCAGGGATACCCGTCGAAGGCGTCGGCGAGCACGTCCGCCGCCCCGACGGTCGACTCCGGCCCGATCCGGCGTACCTCGAACTCCATGCTGTCCTCCCCGGGGTGCTCGGTCGCGCAGCGCGCGATCATCGCACGGCGCCCCGACCGGCGCGCGGGATTATCGGGTCACACCCGCTCGACGGCCACGGTCCGGGGCAGATCGCCGCCGCCGAGACGGGAGTCCGGCGGCCCGCCACTCAGGACCGCTCCTCGCCGGCCCCGTCCGTGGTGACCGGGCCCTGCTCGGGCGGTCGGCGGCCGGTGACCGCCGTGCGGTCCGCGGGTTGCGCCGGCGGGGCCGCCGACCGCCGGGCCCGCCGGATCCGGTGCAGCACCCCGTGCCAGGCCGGCGCCTCGCGGGCGTCGTCGAAGGCCCGGGCCACCACGACGTCGGTGGAGGAGTGCGCCAGGATCGAGATGACGACCGTCAGGGCGACCAGGTGGAACACCTCGTCGGCGGCGGCGATGCCGGACTCCAGCACCAGCAGACCGTAGACCACCGAGGCGAAGCCCTTCGGCCCGAACCACATGGCGGCGGCCTGCTCGCGCAGCCCGAGTCCCGACCCGGCGAACGAGATCCACAACGCGACCGGCCGGGCGACCACGATCGCCAGCACGGCGAACACCCAGCCCGTCCAGG harbors:
- a CDS encoding RtcB family protein, whose protein sequence is MELVEESPYRFRIDRHDPMRVPGVVFASRSLLPDAGADKSLEQVANVATLPGIVDASYAMPDVHWGYGFPIGGVAATDVAHGGVVSPGGVGFDISCGVRLLAADVDRDGLRPRLDALMDGLGEATPRGMGKGAVWHLSSRKELDAVLRGGSRYAVERGFGVERDLHRCEDHGAVGDADPAQVGERAIERGARQVGSLGSGNHFLEVQAVEEVYDEATATAFGLRPGQVCVMIHCGSRGLGHQICTDHVRAMEKVMARHGIHVPDRQLACAPVSSHEGRAYLGAMAAAANYARANRQLLADAARKVFARVTGSRLDLVYDISHNLAKIEEHEVDGERRALCVHRKGATRALPPGHADLPDDLRDVGQPVLIPGSMGTGSYVLTGVPGAPAFASTCHGAGRVQSRKQAVKAERGLDPRGQLEARDIAVRGASRRGLAEEMPSAYKDVSAVVAAAEGAGLCRKVARLVPLGVVKG
- a CDS encoding GNAT family N-acetyltransferase, with protein sequence MEFEVRRIGPESTVGAADVLADAFDGYPWTAWTVAADRHRERLAAMFAGTVEAVGLPYGDVWAAVGPDGRPAAVAVWLRPDRPVPDEVWAGVAARDAELAGDRHVAMSAADAACAPLRSPEPAFLLATVGVRRADQGRGLGGRVLLPGLAEADRAGLPAVLETSSEGNVRFYRRLGFAVTGQVRVPDGGPRVWAMRRPAGRAAAAERA
- a CDS encoding archease → MDGRPERGHRCVPHTADVRVEAWAPTREECVAEAVAALVDTFVDPAGAAPDGGREFRAPAGDDEDLLVAVLDEVIFRMETEGELPLRTEVADDGAGGLTVRWGTTDTDAVELVGAVPKAVSLHELRFGRDGAGWSCAVTLDV
- a CDS encoding LLM class flavin-dependent oxidoreductase, encoding MGDYGHPVTFGSFLTPGNAEPGRVVGLAVLAEQLGFDLVTFQDHPYQPAFLDTWTLMSFVAARTGTVRLAANVTNLPLRPPAVLARAVASLDLLSGGRIELGLGAGAFWEAIEAMGGRRLSPGQGVRALTEAIEVIRQLWDVDARGGVRVDGEFHRVVGAKRGPAPAHDVEIWLGAYKPRMLALTGRLADGWLPSLGHLQPGDLARGNALIDEAAREAGRSPGDVRRLLNVTGRFTAVGRGPLHGPAEQWAEELADLALGDGVSTFILGSDDPEDLRRFAAEVAPAVREFVAAERAAATAPATPVPVATPAAPATASRPAAGALAVVPTPDDGVRRSAIRVWDESTRPTGPAPDPDRAYPPHDQADAQHLVDVHDGLRAELARLYDLVEQVGAGLVDAGTARSHINTMTIRQNKWTLGTYCESYCRVVTTHHTLEDRGIFPHLRAGDPRLAPVLDRLEQEHHAIHDVLERVDRALVAFVSVSDGTAELRAAVDLLSDTLLSHLAYEERELVEPIARLGLH